One region of Endozoicomonas sp. Mp262 genomic DNA includes:
- the dxs gene encoding 1-deoxy-D-xylulose-5-phosphate synthase, with product MFHEIPKKRPDTPLLDQVDSPEQLRAFSESELPQLARELREFLLYSVGQTGGHFGAGLGVVELTIALHFIFNTPDDRLVWDVGHQAYPHKILTGRKGLMPTLRQKDGIAAFPKRTESAYDTFGVGHSSTSISAALGMAISAKLMKEDRRTVAIIGDGAMTAGMAYEALNHAADLKANMLVILNDNDMSISRNVGGLSNYLARVLSSKTYHHIREGSKKVLHAIPKAWELARRTEEHMKGMVVPGTLFEEMGFNYIGPIDGHDLPMLIHTLRNIRDLEGPQFLHVVTQKGKGFTPAEQDPIGYHAITKLEPQRKEGDKPVKLPKKPKYANIFGQWLYDMAVKDERLTGITPAMCEGSDLIRFAEHFPERYFDVAIAEQHAVTLAAGMACEGMKPVVAIYSTFLQRAYDQLVHDVAVQKLDVLFAIDRAGMVGEDGPTHGGCYDIAFLRCIPDMLIMAPADENETRQMLSTGFFFDGPASVRYPRGTGPGVKIESHLKPLPIGKGEIRREGQRVAILAFGTVLDNALKAAQAVDATVANMRFVKPIDEALILKLAATHELLVTVEEGCIMGGAGSAVTEFLQKEGISVPVIQLGIPDRYIEAATHAGQLAECGLDAEGIQKAIENRLARIPKKTIQYKSQVSIV from the coding sequence ATGTTTCACGAAATACCCAAAAAAAGGCCAGATACTCCGTTATTGGACCAGGTGGATAGCCCTGAGCAACTTCGTGCTTTTAGTGAGTCGGAGCTGCCCCAGCTGGCCAGGGAGCTAAGGGAGTTTCTGCTATATTCTGTGGGCCAGACCGGTGGCCACTTCGGAGCCGGCCTCGGGGTGGTTGAGCTGACCATTGCCCTCCATTTTATTTTTAATACGCCTGATGATCGCCTGGTGTGGGATGTGGGGCATCAGGCATACCCCCATAAAATCCTTACGGGACGGAAAGGGTTGATGCCGACGCTGCGGCAAAAAGACGGAATTGCAGCTTTCCCAAAAAGAACTGAAAGTGCCTATGATACCTTTGGTGTGGGTCATTCCAGCACGTCTATTAGTGCAGCCCTGGGCATGGCTATCAGTGCAAAACTGATGAAAGAAGACCGGCGTACTGTTGCCATTATTGGTGATGGTGCAATGACGGCTGGCATGGCTTATGAAGCCCTGAACCATGCTGCTGACCTGAAGGCCAATATGCTGGTTATCCTTAACGATAATGACATGTCCATTTCCCGCAACGTGGGAGGACTGTCAAATTATTTGGCCCGGGTGTTGTCGAGCAAGACCTATCATCATATCCGTGAAGGCAGTAAAAAGGTTCTTCATGCGATTCCCAAAGCCTGGGAGCTGGCCAGGCGCACCGAAGAGCATATGAAGGGCATGGTGGTGCCGGGAACGCTCTTTGAGGAAATGGGCTTTAACTATATTGGCCCCATTGACGGGCATGATCTGCCAATGCTGATCCATACGCTGAGAAATATCAGGGATCTGGAAGGGCCTCAGTTCCTTCATGTGGTAACGCAGAAAGGTAAAGGGTTTACTCCGGCAGAGCAGGATCCTATTGGTTATCATGCCATTACCAAATTAGAGCCTCAGCGCAAGGAAGGCGATAAACCGGTAAAACTCCCTAAAAAACCTAAATACGCCAATATCTTTGGACAATGGCTATACGATATGGCGGTTAAAGATGAGCGGTTAACAGGCATTACACCTGCCATGTGTGAGGGGTCTGATCTCATCCGCTTTGCGGAGCATTTTCCCGAAAGATATTTTGATGTGGCCATAGCAGAACAGCATGCTGTGACCCTGGCGGCCGGTATGGCCTGTGAAGGGATGAAGCCGGTTGTTGCTATTTACTCAACCTTCCTGCAAAGGGCATACGACCAGCTTGTTCATGATGTGGCTGTTCAGAAGCTGGATGTGCTCTTTGCCATAGACCGTGCCGGTATGGTTGGGGAAGACGGTCCCACCCATGGTGGTTGTTATGATATTGCCTTTCTCCGCTGTATCCCGGATATGCTGATTATGGCTCCGGCAGATGAGAATGAGACACGGCAGATGTTATCAACAGGGTTCTTTTTCGATGGCCCTGCTTCGGTGCGCTATCCCCGCGGTACCGGGCCTGGAGTGAAAATCGAATCTCACCTGAAGCCGCTGCCTATCGGAAAGGGCGAAATCAGGCGTGAGGGCCAGCGTGTGGCTATTCTTGCATTTGGTACTGTGCTGGATAATGCGCTAAAGGCCGCTCAGGCAGTAGATGCCACTGTGGCTAATATGCGCTTTGTTAAGCCTATTGATGAGGCATTGATTCTAAAGCTGGCAGCAACCCATGAACTTCTGGTGACTGTGGAAGAGGGATGTATCATGGGGGGAGCAGGTTCAGCAGTAACCGAGTTCTTGCAGAAAGAAGGCATTTCTGTGCCTGTTATTCAGCTGGGAATACCTGATCGTTATATTGAAGCGGCAACCCATGCGGGTCAGCTTGCAGAGTGTGGCCTTGATGCTGAAGGAATCCAAAAAGCAATAGAAAATAGGTTGGCTCGTATACCGAAGAAAACTATTCAGTATAAAAGTCAGGTGTCTATCGTTTAA
- the ribA gene encoding GTP cyclohydrolase II, translating into MSVSFVAESRLPTPYGEFIMHGFEEGSTGKEHLALSIGDLRHDEPVLARVHSECLTGDALFSMRCDCGAQLQAALKKIAEEGRGVLLYLRQEGRGIGLINKIRAYHLQDSGLDTVEANEELGFAPDLRKYDMCKLMLDHLGVSSLRLMTNNPRKVEALTRQGINIAERIPHQTGQNPHNERYLATKVWKLGHLYNTA; encoded by the coding sequence GTGTCTGTTAGTTTCGTTGCAGAGTCACGCTTGCCCACCCCCTATGGTGAGTTCATCATGCACGGTTTCGAAGAAGGGAGCACGGGCAAGGAGCATTTGGCATTATCTATAGGCGACTTGCGTCACGACGAGCCAGTTCTCGCCAGAGTTCATTCGGAGTGTCTCACGGGGGATGCGTTATTTAGCATGCGCTGTGATTGCGGAGCCCAGCTCCAGGCAGCGCTAAAAAAAATTGCAGAGGAGGGGCGGGGAGTTCTTCTGTATTTACGTCAGGAAGGCCGGGGGATTGGCTTAATCAATAAAATTCGTGCCTACCACTTACAGGATAGTGGGCTGGATACCGTCGAAGCAAACGAGGAGCTTGGATTTGCTCCCGATCTGCGAAAGTACGACATGTGCAAGCTAATGCTTGACCACCTGGGTGTATCCAGCCTGAGGTTAATGACAAATAACCCACGCAAAGTTGAGGCACTGACCCGTCAAGGCATCAACATAGCGGAGCGCATTCCCCACCAAACAGGCCAGAACCCCCATAATGAGCGTTATCTGGCTACTAAGGTCTGGAAATTAGGGCACTTGTACAATACTGCCTGA
- a CDS encoding retroviral-like aspartic protease family protein: MIKTIILIISILFITLPARSTSIHTIALFSGKALVIIDGERHMLVKGSTPFKGVRLIESNSRKAIIEINGARRTLLVGQFAKGSIKPAQKSVTVNRNNNGQYIADGKINQKKARMLVDTGANVMALNSSEAQRLGIPYKKGKVVQVGTASQTTQAYLVTLPSVTVGNITAKNIAATVHDGTHPPVILLGVSFLKHVKLSENNGVMVLESKH, encoded by the coding sequence ATGATTAAAACAATAATTTTAATAATCAGCATTCTATTTATTACCTTACCGGCCAGATCAACTTCAATTCATACCATTGCCCTTTTCTCTGGAAAAGCCTTGGTTATAATTGATGGCGAGCGCCATATGCTTGTTAAAGGCAGCACTCCCTTCAAAGGAGTCCGCCTTATAGAGTCCAATAGCCGCAAAGCTATTATTGAAATCAATGGAGCTCGACGCACCCTGCTAGTGGGTCAATTTGCAAAAGGAAGCATAAAACCAGCGCAAAAATCCGTAACCGTCAATCGCAACAATAACGGGCAATACATTGCTGATGGCAAGATCAACCAAAAAAAAGCCCGCATGCTAGTGGATACCGGTGCCAATGTTATGGCTCTTAACTCTTCAGAAGCGCAACGGCTTGGCATTCCCTATAAAAAGGGCAAAGTCGTGCAGGTGGGTACAGCCAGCCAGACAACCCAAGCCTATCTGGTCACCTTGCCATCAGTCACTGTTGGCAATATCACCGCAAAAAATATTGCAGCAACAGTCCATGATGGCACCCATCCTCCCGTCATTCTCCTGGGAGTCAGTTTTCTGAAGCATGTAAAACTCAGTGAAAACAATGGTGTTATGGTACTTGAATCAAAACACTGA
- a CDS encoding phosphatidylglycerophosphatase A, with translation MSAKPAILKNPIHFLAFGLGSGLSPKAPGTVGTIAAIPFYLFLQHLPLGQYLLLIAIASLVGIWLCGQTSKDLGVHDHPGIVWDEFCGFWITMIAAPSGWPWILLGFMLFRIFDIWKPWPIGWLDARVGGGFGIMADDIIAGFYALALLQAAAYLGGVLN, from the coding sequence ATGAGCGCCAAACCTGCTATTTTAAAAAACCCCATTCACTTTCTTGCATTTGGCCTGGGTAGTGGACTATCACCTAAAGCTCCCGGCACAGTGGGTACTATCGCAGCAATACCCTTTTATCTATTCCTTCAACACCTCCCCCTAGGGCAGTATCTGCTACTCATTGCCATTGCCAGCCTGGTTGGTATCTGGCTCTGTGGCCAAACATCGAAAGACCTTGGCGTCCATGACCACCCCGGGATAGTCTGGGATGAGTTTTGCGGTTTCTGGATCACCATGATCGCTGCACCATCAGGGTGGCCGTGGATCTTGCTGGGTTTTATGCTTTTCCGTATTTTCGATATTTGGAAACCATGGCCAATCGGCTGGCTGGATGCCCGGGTGGGCGGAGGCTTTGGTATAATGGCTGATGATATTATTGCCGGCTTTTATGCTTTAGCATTGCTGCAGGCAGCGGCTTACCTAGGGGGCGTTCTCAATTAG
- the thiL gene encoding thiamine-phosphate kinase, whose product MALFLTPLHDCSLNMAIGEFELIKKYFNREELAPPLKGVMGIGDDCALIEIPDGMQLAQSLDTLVEGVHFPRHCDPALLAYRVLAVNLSDLAAMGAKPHSFTLGLTLPEANSDWLQGFSNGLTLLAQQAGIALIGGDTTRGPLTISVQVQGTVPKGKALKRSGAKVGDRIYVSGSLGDAAGALDFVLQNQIPITATHSDTRYLLERYYQPSPRLKLGQWLSQNGATSALDISDGLLGDLNHILSASGVGAALNLDAIPCSKALSNIYGDDKARQYALTGGDDYELCFTWPENKAISLPPSLGCTLSCIGKVTESKMVTDAKTGKPIQPEAFTHF is encoded by the coding sequence ATGGCTTTATTTTTAACCCCATTGCATGATTGCTCACTAAATATGGCCATTGGTGAATTTGAACTCATAAAAAAATATTTTAACCGTGAAGAATTAGCCCCCCCATTAAAAGGCGTTATGGGAATTGGTGACGATTGCGCATTGATTGAAATTCCGGATGGAATGCAACTGGCCCAGTCACTGGATACCCTCGTTGAAGGCGTTCATTTTCCCCGGCACTGTGACCCTGCTCTTTTGGCCTACCGGGTTCTTGCGGTCAACCTTAGCGATCTTGCCGCCATGGGCGCCAAGCCCCATAGCTTTACCCTCGGCCTTACCCTGCCAGAAGCAAACAGTGATTGGCTACAGGGCTTTAGCAATGGTCTGACTCTACTGGCACAACAAGCAGGCATAGCACTCATTGGTGGTGATACCACCCGGGGCCCCTTAACCATTTCGGTGCAGGTGCAGGGAACAGTGCCAAAAGGAAAAGCCCTTAAACGAAGTGGTGCCAAAGTGGGTGACCGGATTTATGTCAGCGGCTCTCTGGGAGATGCAGCAGGTGCACTGGATTTTGTTTTACAAAACCAAATCCCGATAACGGCAACCCATTCTGACACCCGCTATCTGCTGGAACGTTACTATCAGCCCTCTCCCCGACTGAAATTGGGTCAATGGCTAAGCCAGAATGGTGCAACTTCAGCCCTGGATATTTCTGATGGCCTGCTCGGTGACTTAAACCATATATTATCCGCCAGTGGTGTAGGGGCAGCGCTGAACCTTGATGCCATCCCCTGTTCCAAGGCCCTGAGCAATATTTATGGTGATGACAAAGCAAGACAATATGCATTAACCGGTGGTGATGATTATGAACTCTGCTTTACCTGGCCAGAAAATAAAGCAATATCTTTACCGCCTTCCCTTGGTTGCACCCTTTCATGTATTGGCAAAGTGACTGAGTCCAAAATGGTAACTGACGCTAAAACCGGCAAACCTATACAGCCTGAAGCCTTTACTCATTTTTAA
- the nusB gene encoding transcription antitermination factor NusB, producing the protein MKQENNRPKPSARRKARQLALQALYQWQMNQASLMSIELQFKADNDMSKVDEGYFHLILHGVPRQLSHLDEAMSPVLDRSLEQLDPVELTALRIGCYELINHKDVPYRVVINEAIELVKRFGAQDSHRYINGILDKLAPRLRAEEVRSYRKR; encoded by the coding sequence GTGAAACAGGAAAATAACCGTCCAAAACCCTCAGCAAGACGCAAGGCACGCCAGCTGGCGTTACAGGCTCTCTATCAGTGGCAGATGAACCAGGCATCCCTGATGTCCATCGAACTCCAGTTCAAGGCAGACAATGATATGAGCAAGGTGGATGAAGGGTATTTCCACCTGATTCTCCATGGTGTACCTCGCCAGCTCAGCCACCTTGATGAAGCCATGTCACCGGTACTGGATCGTTCCCTGGAACAGCTGGACCCGGTTGAACTCACCGCCCTTCGCATTGGCTGCTATGAGCTGATTAACCATAAAGATGTTCCTTATCGCGTTGTGATTAATGAAGCAATAGAGCTTGTTAAACGGTTTGGTGCCCAGGATTCCCACCGTTATATCAACGGTATTCTGGACAAGCTGGCCCCCCGGCTTCGAGCGGAAGAGGTTCGTTCCTACCGTAAGCGCTAA
- the ribE gene encoding 6,7-dimethyl-8-ribityllumazine synthase, whose translation MSVKTIEGTLQANGGKYAIVVTRWNAFVVESLEKGAIDSLTRHGVPEEDITIIRCPGAFEIPLTVKKLAKSNRFDAVIALGAVIRGGTPHFDYVAGECVKGMAHVSLDHEIPVSFGVLTVDTIEQAIERAGTKAGNKGEEAAMAAFEMVSLMKNLEA comes from the coding sequence ATGTCTGTAAAGACAATTGAAGGTACATTGCAGGCTAATGGCGGCAAATACGCCATTGTAGTTACCCGCTGGAATGCGTTTGTTGTGGAAAGCCTGGAAAAAGGTGCCATTGACTCCCTGACCCGCCACGGGGTTCCTGAGGAAGATATTACGATTATTCGTTGTCCTGGTGCTTTTGAAATACCACTGACCGTAAAAAAATTAGCCAAGTCCAACCGTTTTGATGCGGTTATTGCCCTGGGCGCAGTCATTCGGGGAGGCACTCCTCACTTTGACTATGTTGCCGGAGAGTGCGTAAAAGGCATGGCTCATGTAAGCCTGGATCACGAAATTCCCGTGAGCTTTGGTGTGTTAACTGTAGATACTATTGAGCAAGCCATTGAACGTGCCGGCACGAAAGCAGGCAATAAAGGTGAAGAAGCAGCGATGGCGGCCTTCGAAATGGTTTCATTGATGAAAAATCTGGAGGCCTGA
- the ribBA gene encoding bifunctional 3,4-dihydroxy-2-butanone-4-phosphate synthase/GTP cyclohydrolase II: MQLNSIEEILEDIRLGKPVILMDDEDRENEGDLIVAAEKITPETVNFMVREGRGLLCLTLSGERCDYLGLPPMVASDENKSGFGTPFTVSIEAANGVTTGISAQDRAKTIRVAVDPLSKPGDIVQPGHIFPLRAQPGGVLSRAGHTEAGCDLTRLAGLTPAAAIIEIMNEDGSMSRRPQLEHFAEKHGLKIGTIADLIHYRMVNEKTIERQHRQVLDTEFGQFDMTVYKDLITGGRHLALSKGYLTPDAPALVRVHVMEPFRDLLNAKSPENQKGWSLHQAMETVAKENAGVVVLLESGEQSSFATALDRYIELKEGSNDGGSRTYHTIGTGSQILKDMGIGKMRLLSVPMRFTGLSGFGLEVVEYISCE, encoded by the coding sequence ATGCAGCTGAATTCCATCGAAGAAATCCTCGAAGATATTCGACTTGGCAAGCCGGTTATCCTGATGGATGACGAAGACCGGGAAAATGAAGGCGACCTGATTGTCGCTGCAGAAAAAATCACACCTGAAACTGTGAATTTTATGGTAAGGGAAGGTCGTGGTTTATTATGCCTGACCCTTTCCGGTGAGCGTTGTGACTACCTGGGATTACCACCGATGGTGGCCAGCGATGAAAACAAATCCGGATTTGGTACCCCCTTTACGGTGTCCATTGAGGCAGCCAATGGTGTGACCACGGGTATTTCTGCTCAGGATCGGGCTAAAACCATACGTGTCGCCGTAGACCCTCTGTCCAAACCGGGAGACATCGTCCAGCCTGGTCATATTTTTCCATTACGGGCACAGCCAGGCGGTGTTCTCAGCCGTGCAGGCCATACTGAGGCAGGTTGTGACCTGACCCGTCTGGCAGGGCTGACTCCGGCAGCCGCCATCATCGAAATCATGAATGAAGATGGCTCCATGTCCAGAAGACCCCAACTGGAGCACTTTGCCGAAAAACATGGCCTGAAGATTGGCACCATTGCCGATTTGATCCACTATCGAATGGTTAATGAAAAAACCATTGAGAGGCAGCACCGGCAGGTTCTCGACACGGAGTTCGGCCAGTTTGACATGACGGTTTATAAAGACCTGATTACCGGTGGCAGACACCTGGCCCTTAGCAAGGGCTACCTGACCCCGGATGCACCGGCACTGGTTCGGGTGCATGTTATGGAACCCTTCCGGGACCTGCTCAATGCCAAGAGTCCTGAAAACCAGAAAGGCTGGTCACTGCATCAGGCCATGGAAACGGTTGCAAAAGAGAATGCTGGCGTTGTCGTTTTACTGGAATCCGGCGAACAGTCCAGCTTTGCAACAGCACTGGATCGCTATATTGAGCTGAAGGAAGGCAGCAATGATGGCGGCTCCCGTACTTACCATACCATAGGCACAGGGTCACAGATTCTTAAGGATATGGGGATAGGTAAAATGCGACTGCTCAGTGTTCCCATGCGCTTCACCGGCCTCTCCGGTTTCGGCCTGGAAGTGGTAGAGTATATTTCCTGCGAATAG
- a CDS encoding riboflavin synthase, which translates to MFTGIIEAVGTVRSATYCQGDLRLHINSGQLDLSDVKLGDSIATNGICLTVVALPGDGYIADVSIETLEHSTLGTLASGALVNLEKALTPTTRLGGHLVSGHVDGVGGVTAIEPSARSTRYWIEAPLALARYIAHKGSITVDGVSLTVNSVEGTKFALNIVPHTQEMTTITSWQVGTKVNLEVDQIARYLERLLDPELKESQQSKQSKLTSSFLAEHGFLR; encoded by the coding sequence ATGTTTACCGGGATTATAGAAGCGGTGGGAACCGTCCGCTCTGCAACATATTGCCAGGGTGACCTGCGACTGCACATCAACTCGGGGCAATTAGATTTATCCGATGTTAAGCTGGGCGACAGCATTGCCACTAATGGCATCTGCCTGACCGTGGTTGCCCTGCCCGGTGATGGCTATATTGCTGACGTTTCTATTGAAACACTCGAGCATTCAACCTTGGGTACACTGGCGAGCGGAGCCTTGGTCAACCTTGAAAAAGCGTTAACACCCACCACCCGCTTAGGTGGTCATTTAGTGAGTGGTCATGTGGATGGCGTTGGTGGTGTAACCGCTATTGAACCCTCAGCCCGGTCTACCCGCTACTGGATAGAAGCACCATTAGCACTGGCTCGCTATATTGCCCATAAAGGTTCCATCACCGTTGATGGTGTGAGTCTGACCGTTAATTCGGTTGAAGGAACAAAGTTTGCCCTGAATATTGTCCCTCACACCCAGGAAATGACCACGATTACCTCCTGGCAGGTTGGAACCAAAGTCAATCTGGAGGTGGATCAGATTGCCCGTTATCTTGAGCGGTTGCTTGACCCCGAACTAAAAGAGTCTCAACAGTCAAAACAATCCAAGTTAACCTCTTCATTTCTGGCGGAACATGGTTTCCTGCGTTAA
- the ribD gene encoding bifunctional diaminohydroxyphosphoribosylaminopyrimidine deaminase/5-amino-6-(5-phosphoribosylamino)uracil reductase RibD: MSGTFSPEDHAYMARAIRLASRGKWTTMPNPRVGCVIVRNGEITGEGWHQWAGEGHAEVHALAMAGKNARNATAYVSLEPCSHYGRTPPCAKALIKAGVTRVIAAMQDPNPSVAGRGLAMLKEAGIEVHSGLLEAEARKLNLGFIKRMETGRPLVKAKLAMSMDGRTAMASGESQWITGSDARRDVQQLRAASCAIITGVGSILHDDSSLTLREEQLGLPDARAICKRQPLRVVVDSRLRTPVLSKVISGPGHCLIVATSGAAEKKKALEQAGAEVLIQEEMTEHVCLTSLIDELGRRGCNEVLLETGATLAGAMLQEQLIDELYIYMAPLLMGSCARPLFQLPFETMAEKQPMTICDIQAVGNDWRITAKPKTMNGSLTA; the protein is encoded by the coding sequence ATGAGTGGTACTTTTTCTCCAGAAGATCATGCCTATATGGCCCGAGCCATCAGGCTGGCAAGTCGAGGTAAATGGACCACTATGCCCAACCCGAGGGTAGGCTGCGTCATTGTCCGAAACGGTGAAATCACAGGGGAAGGCTGGCATCAGTGGGCCGGTGAAGGTCATGCAGAGGTTCATGCCCTGGCAATGGCTGGTAAGAACGCCCGCAACGCTACTGCCTATGTGTCCCTGGAACCTTGCAGTCATTATGGCCGAACCCCACCCTGTGCCAAAGCCCTGATTAAAGCCGGTGTCACCCGGGTTATAGCCGCAATGCAAGACCCTAACCCCTCAGTAGCAGGACGCGGATTAGCCATGTTAAAAGAAGCCGGTATTGAGGTGCATAGCGGCCTGCTTGAAGCGGAAGCCCGGAAACTGAACCTGGGTTTTATCAAGCGGATGGAAACTGGCAGGCCGCTGGTCAAAGCAAAACTGGCCATGAGTATGGATGGGCGCACAGCCATGGCCAGCGGTGAATCCCAATGGATTACAGGATCGGATGCCCGCCGGGATGTGCAGCAACTCCGTGCCGCCAGCTGTGCCATTATCACGGGCGTTGGCTCCATCTTGCATGACGATTCATCCCTGACCTTAAGAGAAGAACAGCTGGGACTACCTGATGCCCGAGCGATCTGTAAACGACAACCTTTACGGGTTGTGGTTGACTCCAGGCTACGCACCCCCGTTTTATCTAAAGTAATTAGTGGACCCGGCCACTGTCTTATTGTTGCCACCTCCGGAGCAGCCGAGAAGAAAAAGGCACTTGAGCAGGCTGGAGCGGAGGTACTTATTCAGGAGGAAATGACAGAGCACGTTTGTCTGACTTCACTGATTGATGAACTGGGACGAAGGGGCTGCAATGAAGTGCTACTGGAAACCGGCGCAACACTTGCGGGTGCAATGCTCCAGGAGCAGTTGATTGACGAGTTATATATTTATATGGCTCCCCTATTAATGGGTTCCTGTGCCCGACCATTATTCCAGTTGCCTTTCGAAACAATGGCTGAAAAGCAACCCATGACCATTTGTGATATTCAGGCAGTAGGCAATGACTGGCGGATCACTGCAAAACCCAAAACCATGAATGGGTCATTAACCGCCTGA